A single genomic interval of Bos indicus isolate NIAB-ARS_2022 breed Sahiwal x Tharparkar chromosome 5, NIAB-ARS_B.indTharparkar_mat_pri_1.0, whole genome shotgun sequence harbors:
- the P3H3 gene encoding prolyl 3-hydroxylase 3 gives MLRPLRWLLLLLLLPPPGSPEPPGLAPPSPGAPPQAPDLLYADGLRAYAAGAWAPAVALLREALRSRAALGRVRRDCGAHCAAEPGVSLPAAPGPDSGPGAWEPLLLRAALRRAECLTQCGARRLGPGGAARLRVGSAVRDAFRRREPYNYLQRAYYQLKKLDLAAAAAHTFFVANPAHLQMREDMAKYRRMSGVRPQSFRDLETPPYWAAFDTGLEYLGRQEAGLALPWLEEALQESLAQVESCRAGCEGPEEQEREAEEEEGTGSQGGLYEAIAGHWTRVLQCRQRCVGDVATRPGRSLPVPDFLPTQLRRLHEAHAQVGNLSQAMENVLSFLLFYPEDEAAKTALDRYQAQLGEPRPGLGPREDIQRFVLRSLGEKRQLYYAVEHLGASFKDPDPWTPAAFIPEALREKLREDQEKRPWDDEPPQPKPLTHWKDVLLMEGVTLTQDARQLNGSERAVLDGLLTPAECGVLLQLAKDAAEAGARSGYRGRRSPHTPHERFEGLTVLKAAQLARAGAVGSQGAQLLLEVSERVRSLTQAYFSPDRPLHLSFTHLVCRSAIEGEQAQRMDLSHPVHADNCVLDPDTGECWREPPAYTYRDYSGLLYLNDDFQGGDLFFTEPNALTVTAQVRPRCGRLVAFSSGVENPHGVWAVTRGRRCALALWHTWAPEHREQEWMEAKELLRGPEKDEGEDVASRDPGPEPPSRRLPRLQDKAGKPPRIREEL, from the exons ATGCTCCGGCCCCTCCGGTGGCTGCTGCTCCTGTTGCTCCTGCCTCCCCCGGGGTCCCCCGAGCCCCCCGGCCTGGCCCCGCCGTCCCCAGGGGCGCCTCCCCAGGCCCCCGACTTGCTCTACGCAGACGGGCTGCGCGCCTACGCGGCGGGGGCCTGGGCGCCGGCGGTGGCGCTGCTGCGGGAAGCGCTGCGGAGCCGGGCGGCGCTGGGCCGCGTGCGGCGGGATTGCGGGGCGCACTGCGCGGCCGAGCCGGGGGTCTCGCTCCCCGCCGCCCCGGGGCCCGACTCCGGGCCGGGGGCCTGGGAGCCGCTGCTCCTCCGCGCGGCGCTGCGGCGCGCCGAGTGCCTGACCCAGTGCGGGGCGCGGAGGCTGGGCCCCGGGGGCGCGGCGCGGCTCCGGGTGGGGAGCGCGGTCCGGGACGCCTTCCGCCGGCGGGAGCCCTACAACTACCTGCAGAGGGCTTACTACCAG CTGAAGAAGCTGGACTTGGCAGCAGCCGCTGCGCATACCTTCTTTGTGGCAAACCCAGCACACCTGCAGATGCGGGAGGACATGGCTAAGTACAGACGGATGTCAGGGGTTAGGCCCCAGAGCTTCCGGGACCTGGAGACGCCCCCATATTGG GCAGCCTTTGACACCGGCCTGGAATATCTTGGGCGCCAGGAGGCAGGCCTGGCACTGCCCTGGCTGGAGGAGGCCCTGCAGGAGAGCCTGGCCCAGGTGGAGAGCTGCCGGGCTGGCTGTGAGGGGCCGGAGgaacaggagagggaggcagaggaggaggaggggaccggGAGCCAGGGGGGCCTGTATGAGGCCATCGCAG GGCACTGGACCCGTGTCCTGCAATGCCGGCAGCGCTGTGTGGGGGATGTGGCCACGCGTCCTGGTCGCAGCCTCCCTGTTCCGGACTTCCTTCCCACCCAGCTGAGGCGGCTGCACGAGGCCCACGCTCAGG TGGGGAATCTGTCCCAGGCTATGGAGAATGTCCTGAGCTTCCTGCTCTTCTACCCAGAGGATGAGGCTGCCAAGACAGCTCTGGACCGGTACCAGGCCCAGCTGGGGGAGCCAAGACCTGGCCTCGGGCCCAGAGAG GACATCCAGCGCTTCGTCCTTCGATCCCTGGGGGAGAAGAGACAGCTGTACTATGCCGTGGAGCACCTGGGGGCCAGCTTCAAGGATCCC GACCCCTGGACCCCAGCTGCCTTCATCCCTGAGGCCCTCAGAGAAAAGCTCAG AGAGGATCAGGAGAAGAGGCCGTGGGACGATGAGCCTCCACAACCGAAGCCCCTGACTCACTGGAAGG ATGTCCTCCTCATGGAGGGAGTAACCCTGACCCAGGACGCGAGGCAGCTGAACGGGTCGGAGCGAGCCGTGCTGGACGGGCTGCTCACCCCGGCCGAGTGTGGGGTGCTGCTGCAGCTGGCCAAG GATGCAGCTGAGGCTGGAGCCAGGTCTGGCTATCGGGGTCGCCGCTCCCCACACACCCCCCACGAACGCTTTGAGGGGCTCACGGTGCTCAAGGCCGCACAG CTGGCCCGGGCTGGGGCGGTGGGCAGTCAGGGTGCCCAGCTGCTCCTGGAGGTGAGCGAGCGGGTGCGGAGCCTAACCCAGGCCTACTTCTCCCCCGACCGGCCCCTGCATCTCTCCTTCACCCACCTGGTGTGCCGGAGCGCCATAGAAG GGGAGCAGGCGCAGCGCATGGACCTGAGCCACCCGGTGCACGCCGACAACTGTGTCCTGGATCCTGACACCGGGGAGTGCTGGCGGGAGCCCCCAGCCTACACCTACCGAGACTACAG TGGACTCCTCTACCTCAACGATGACTTCCAGGGCGGGGACCTGTTCTTCACGGAGCCCAACGCCCTCACAGTCACG gcacAGGTTCGTCCTCGCTGCGGCCGCCTCGTGGCCTTCAGCTCAGgcgtggagaatccccacggtGTGTGGGCCGTGACACGCGGGCGGCGCTGTGCCCTGGCACTGTGGCACACCTGGGCCCCTGAGCACAgggagcag GAGTGGATGGAAGCCAAAGAGCTGCTGCGGGGGCCAGAGAAGGATGAAGGAGAAGATGTCGCCAGCAGGGACCCCGGCCCAGAACCCCCCAGCCGCAGGCTTCCGCGGCTCCAGGACAAGGCTGGGAAGCCGCCTCGCATTCGAGAGGAGTTGTGA
- the GPR162 gene encoding probable G-protein coupled receptor 162, which produces MARGGAGAEEASLRSNALSWLACGLLALLANAWIILSISAKQQKHKPLELLLCFLAGTHILMAAVPLTTFAVVQLRRQASSDYDWNESICKVFVSTYYTLALATCFTVASLSYHRMWMVRWPVNYRLSNAKKQALHAVMGIWMVSFILSTLPSIGWHNNGERYYARGCQFIVSKIGLGFGVCFSLLLLGGIVMGLVCVAITFYQTLWARPRRARQARRAGGGGGARGGGPGGLGTRPAFEVPAIVVEDARGKRRSSLDGSESAKTSLQVTNLVSAIVFLYDSLTGVPILVVSFFSLKSDSAPPWMVLAVLWCSMAQTLLLPSFIWSCERYRADVRTVWEQCVAIMSEEDGEDDGGCDDYADGRVCKVRFDANGATGPGGRDPTQVKLLPGRHMLFPPLERVHYLQVPLSRRLSHDETNIFSTPRAPGSFLHKWSSSDDIRVLPAQSRALGGPPEHLGPRQRLEDEEDEEEAGGGGLATLRQFLEGGVLGSGGGPPRGPGFFREEITTFIDETPLPSPAASPGPSPRRPRPLGVSPRRLSLGSPDSRAIGLPLGLSAGRRCSLTGGEGSTKAWGGSWGPGNPIFPQLTL; this is translated from the exons ATGgctcggggcggggcgggggcagagGAGGCCTCCCTCCGCTCGAACGCGCTGTCCTGGCTGGCCTGCGGGCTGCTGGCGCTGCTGGCCAACGCCTGGATCATCCTTAGCATCTCAGCCAAGCAGCAGAAGCACAAGCCACTGGAGCTGCTGCTCTGCTTCCTGGCGGGCACGCACATCCTCATGGCTGCCGTGCCCCTCACCACCTTCGCTGTGGTGCAGCTGCGGCGCCAGGCCTCCTCCGACTATGACTGGAACGAGAGCATCTGCAAGGTCTTCGTGTCCACCTACTACACGCTGGCCCTGGCCACCTGCTTTACCGTGGCCTCCCTCTCCTACCACCGCATGTGGATGGTGCGTTGGCCCGTCAACTACCGCCTCAGCAACGCCAAGAAGCAGGCACTGCACGCTGTCATGGGCATCTGGATGGTCAGCTTCATCCTCTCCACCCTGCCCTCCATCGGCTGGCACAACAATGGCGAGCGCTACTACGCCCGTGGCTGCCAGTTCATTGTCTCCAAGATCGGCCTGGGCTTTGGCGTCTGCTTCAGCCTCCTGCTGCTTGGGGGCATCGTCATGGGGCTGGTCTGTGTGGCCATCACCTTCTACCAGACGCTGTGGGCCCGGCCCCGGAGGGCTCGGCAGGCCCGgagagcggggggtgggggtggggctaggGGGGGTGGGCCAGGGGGCTTGGGTACCCGTCCAGCCTTCGAGGTGCCAGCCATCGTGGTGGAGGATGCCCGGGGGAAGCGGCGGTCCTCGCTGGATGGCTCTGAGTCGGCCAAGACATCTCTGCAGGTCACCAACTTGGTCAGCGCCATCGTCTTTCTCTATGACTCCCTCACAGGGGTACCCATCTTG GTGGTGAGTTTCTTTTCCCTGAAGTCGGACTCGGCTCCCCCCTGGATGGTGCTCGCTGTGCTGTGGTGCTCCATGGCACAGACGCTGCTGCTGCCGTCCTTCATCTGGTCCTGCGAGCGCTACCGCGCCGACGTGCGCACGGTGTGGGAGCAGTGCGTGGCTATCATGTCCGAGGAAGACGGCGAAGACG ATGGGGGCTGTGATGACTATGCAGATGGCCGAGTGTGCAAAGTTCGCTTTGATGCCAATGGGGCCACAGGGCCAGGGGGCAGGGACCCCACCCAAGTAAAGTTGCTACCTGGACGGCACATGCTCTTTCCCCCTCTCGAGAGGGTCCACTACTTACAG GTACCTCTGTCCCGCCGTCTCTCCCACGATGAGACCAACATCTTCTCTACTCCTCGGgcaccaggctccttcctgcaCAAGTGGTCCTCCTCTGATGACATCCGGGTCCTCCCAGCCCAGAGCCGGGCCCTCGGGGGCCCCCCTGAACACCTGGGACcaaggcagaggctggaggacgaggaggatgaggaggaggctggaggcgGGGGGCTGGCCACCCTCCGCCAGTTCCTGGAGGGTGGGGTTCTAGGTTCAGGTGGGGGACCCCCACGGGGTCCAGGCTTCTTCCGAGAGGAGATCACCACCTTCATCGATGAGACACCTCTGCCTTCTCCAGCCGCCTCGCCGGGGCCCTCTCCTCGCCGGCCCAGGCCTCTGGGGGTCTCACCCCGCCGACTCTCCCTGGGGTCCCCTGATAGCCGAGCCATTGGACTTCCTTTGGGGCTCAGTGCCGGGCGACGCTGCTCCCTGACAGGAGGCGAAGGGAGCACAAAAGCTTGGGGAGGATCCTGGGGCCCAGGGAACCCCATCTTCCCCCAGCTGACCTTGTGA